One window of the Candidatus Falkowbacteria bacterium genome contains the following:
- a CDS encoding isoleucine--tRNA ligase translates to MSEPTTNPQGANQFQQMEEEVLTFWDKAKIFEQSVEREAPQGDYVFYDGPPFGTGEPHYGHILSSVSKDVVPRYWTMQGYRVERRWGWDCHGLPIENIIEADMKISGKKQIEEMGVAVFNEACRSRVLEYADIWDGMVRRIGRWVDFKNSYKTMDTTFMESVWWGFKELWNKDLIYEGRKVLLYCPRCETPISNFEVAMDNSYKDVTDSTLYVKFKAINAKEKLGLDGDVYVMAWTTTPWTLPSNVALAVGENIDYVIVEDGSTYILAKERLSEVFKDKEAKIVKALKGAELLGLEYEPLLDILLPEEEQSKKAYYVVPGDFVTTDDGTGIVHIAPVYGEDDYKLGQKFELPIIPTLDEKGHFTQTVPEFTGLYFKKANELIINKLTERGSVFANVKVSHSYPHCHRCDTALFYNAIPAWFLNIAKIRGKMLENNQKVNWYPEHLKDGRFAKGIEQAPDWNISRNRYFATPIPIWRCEECGEMEVVGSVEELEQKSGASEISDIHNHNIDHLAWKCSKCSHEMKRIKEVFDCWVESGSMPFAQMHYPFENEQKFKDNFPAQFISEYISQTRAWFYVMHAISTGLFDSHSFENVITTGVILNEKGEKMSKSKKNYPDPYKVINEFGADALRAYLMGSTVMHAENLFFNENEVKDLFRKNIMILWNVYKFYEMYAAESRDSEGVTRNESGNVLDQWILAKLDELIEEVTKNMNAYDLPRSVRPIGDFINELSTWYIRRSRDRFKGEDEADKQAALATTGFVLAELAKVMSPFMPFIAEQVWQKVTGNNFGNDSKSVHLESWPKPGTTDKAVLGQMEAIRKIVEAGLAKRDEAGIKIRQALPHYSTDLAKELSAEYVEIIKDELNVLEVRFGANELGTEMSEELLMDGVKRELVRFINAMRKNAGLTIQDRIAVYWSAVDSDFPKPLVKKVIGELGDALAKDVLADVIKEERATDIDSEKEVKANGEPVWLGIKKI, encoded by the coding sequence ATGTCAGAACCAACCACCAACCCGCAGGGAGCTAACCAGTTCCAACAGATGGAAGAAGAGGTCTTAACTTTTTGGGATAAGGCTAAAATTTTCGAGCAATCGGTCGAGCGTGAGGCGCCCCAGGGCGACTACGTCTTTTATGACGGCCCGCCTTTCGGCACCGGCGAACCGCACTATGGCCACATATTGTCGAGCGTTTCCAAAGACGTCGTCCCGCGTTATTGGACGATGCAGGGTTACCGTGTCGAGCGGCGCTGGGGCTGGGATTGTCATGGTTTGCCGATCGAGAATATCATCGAGGCTGACATGAAGATCAGCGGCAAGAAGCAGATCGAAGAAATGGGCGTAGCTGTTTTCAACGAAGCCTGCCGCTCTCGCGTTTTGGAATACGCTGATATTTGGGACGGCATGGTGCGGCGCATCGGCCGCTGGGTCGATTTCAAGAATTCCTACAAGACCATGGATACGACCTTCATGGAGTCTGTCTGGTGGGGCTTCAAGGAATTGTGGAACAAGGACCTGATTTACGAAGGCCGCAAAGTCCTCTTGTATTGCCCGCGCTGCGAAACCCCGATCTCGAACTTCGAGGTCGCCATGGACAACAGCTATAAGGACGTGACCGACTCGACTCTTTATGTAAAATTCAAAGCGATTAACGCCAAGGAAAAATTAGGGCTCGACGGCGATGTGTATGTGATGGCTTGGACGACTACGCCCTGGACCTTGCCGAGCAACGTCGCTTTGGCGGTGGGAGAAAATATCGACTACGTAATCGTTGAAGATGGCTCAACTTACATTTTGGCCAAAGAGCGTTTAAGCGAAGTATTCAAAGACAAGGAAGCTAAGATAGTTAAAGCTCTAAAAGGCGCCGAGCTGCTCGGCTTGGAGTATGAGCCGCTTTTGGACATTCTATTGCCAGAAGAAGAACAATCCAAAAAGGCCTATTATGTCGTGCCGGGAGATTTCGTGACCACTGACGACGGCACCGGCATCGTCCACATCGCTCCGGTCTATGGCGAAGACGACTACAAGCTGGGTCAGAAATTCGAATTGCCGATCATCCCGACCTTGGACGAGAAAGGACACTTCACCCAGACCGTGCCTGAGTTTACCGGTTTGTATTTCAAGAAAGCCAATGAGTTGATTATCAATAAGTTGACCGAACGCGGTTCGGTGTTTGCCAATGTCAAAGTGTCGCACTCGTATCCGCACTGCCATCGCTGTGACACGGCCTTGTTCTATAACGCCATTCCGGCTTGGTTTTTGAATATCGCCAAGATTAGAGGGAAGATGCTCGAGAACAACCAGAAGGTCAATTGGTACCCGGAGCATCTCAAGGATGGCCGCTTCGCCAAGGGCATCGAGCAGGCGCCGGACTGGAATATTTCGCGCAACCGCTATTTCGCTACGCCGATTCCGATCTGGCGCTGTGAGGAGTGCGGCGAGATGGAAGTGGTAGGCAGCGTCGAAGAGCTAGAACAGAAAAGCGGCGCTTCGGAAATCAGCGATATCCATAATCACAACATCGACCACCTCGCTTGGAAATGCTCGAAATGCAGCCATGAGATGAAACGCATCAAGGAAGTGTTCGATTGCTGGGTCGAGTCCGGTTCGATGCCGTTCGCCCAGATGCATTATCCGTTCGAGAACGAACAGAAATTCAAGGACAATTTCCCGGCCCAGTTCATCAGCGAGTATATCTCGCAGACCCGGGCCTGGTTCTACGTGATGCATGCCATCTCAACCGGCTTGTTCGACAGCCACAGCTTTGAGAACGTCATCACCACCGGCGTTATTTTGAACGAGAAGGGAGAAAAGATGAGCAAATCAAAGAAGAATTATCCTGACCCGTACAAAGTCATCAATGAATTCGGCGCTGATGCATTGCGGGCCTATCTGATGGGCTCGACGGTCATGCATGCTGAAAACCTGTTCTTCAATGAGAACGAGGTCAAGGACCTGTTCAGGAAAAATATCATGATCCTGTGGAATGTTTATAAGTTTTATGAGATGTATGCCGCAGAATCTCGTGACTCGGAAGGCGTAACGCGTAACGAATCTGGCAACGTTTTGGATCAGTGGATATTGGCTAAGCTGGATGAATTGATCGAAGAAGTGACCAAGAATATGAATGCCTATGACCTGCCGCGTTCGGTGCGCCCGATCGGCGATTTTATCAACGAACTGTCGACTTGGTATATCCGCCGCTCGCGCGATCGCTTCAAGGGAGAAGACGAGGCGGACAAGCAGGCCGCCTTGGCGACCACCGGATTTGTCTTGGCGGAACTCGCCAAAGTCATGTCGCCGTTCATGCCGTTCATTGCCGAGCAAGTCTGGCAGAAAGTGACTGGCAATAATTTCGGCAATGATAGCAAGTCCGTCCATCTTGAAAGTTGGCCGAAACCAGGCACCACCGATAAGGCCGTACTTGGGCAGATGGAGGCGATCAGGAAAATCGTCGAGGCCGGGTTAGCCAAGCGCGACGAGGCCGGTATCAAGATTCGTCAGGCGTTACCACATTACTCGACCGACTTGGCAAAGGAACTGTCAGCCGAATACGTTGAGATTATCAAGGATGAATTGAATGTCTTGGAAGTGCGATTCGGCGCGAACGAATTGGGGACGGAAATGAGCGAAGAGCTGCTAATGGATGGCGTCAAGCGAGAATTGGTGCGCTTCATCAACGCTATGCGCAAGAATGCCGGTTTGACTATTCAGGACAGGATAGCGGTCTACTGGAGCGCTGTTGATTCCGATTTTCCGAAACCGCTGGTGAAGAAAGTGATTGGCGAACTGGGCGATGCTCTGGCTAAAGATGTCTTGGCTGACGTGATAAAAGAAGAGCGTGCTACGGATATTGATTCAGAAAAGGAAGTCAAAGCTAACGGCGAACCCGTTTGGCTAGGCATTAAGAAAATTTAA
- a CDS encoding LemA family protein, giving the protein MTALWIVLGIVALAAIYLIAVYNGLIRLKNRTDEAWSDIDVQLKRRHDLIPNLVETVKGYATHEQTTLDNVIKARNVAMAAQEKGDAKGLAESENMLTGALKSVFALSEAYPDLKANQNFLELQRELTDTEDKVQAARRFYNGNVRDLNTKIQVFPTNMFAQKLGFTARDFFEAAAEEKANVQVKF; this is encoded by the coding sequence ATGACAGCACTTTGGATCGTGCTCGGCATCGTGGCCTTAGCCGCCATCTATCTCATTGCCGTGTACAACGGGTTAATCCGTTTGAAGAACCGTACCGATGAAGCCTGGAGCGACATTGACGTGCAGCTTAAGCGCCGCCACGACTTGATCCCGAACTTGGTTGAGACGGTCAAGGGCTATGCCACTCATGAGCAGACAACCCTGGATAACGTTATCAAGGCTCGCAATGTGGCCATGGCCGCCCAAGAAAAGGGCGATGCAAAGGGATTGGCAGAAAGCGAGAACATGCTCACCGGAGCACTGAAGAGCGTTTTTGCCTTATCAGAGGCTTATCCGGACTTGAAGGCTAACCAGAATTTCTTGGAACTGCAGCGTGAGCTGACTGACACAGAAGACAAGGTCCAAGCCGCTCGCCGTTTCTACAATGGCAATGTTCGCGATCTTAACACCAAGATCCAGGTCTTCCCGACCAATATGTTCGCCCAGAAGCTCGGTTTCACTGCCCGTGATTTCTTTGAGGCAGCAGCCGAGGAGAAGGCAAACGTCCAAGTCAAATTCTAA
- a CDS encoding DUF2207 domain-containing protein, with product MRLTIKLGFAAFLAVAALFLPQYPASASEQIKTFSSDITINGDASLDVVEVIAYDFGAASRHGIFRDLPVSYKTDGGSREVDISGVSVTDEKGAAQLFSETRTGSLKKIKIGNPDVTVTGLKTYRIRYRVAGAINYFDDHDELYWNVTGNDWQVPIALASAKISVAGAASSSLLSTYCYYGKAGSKDKCGSALDLSGEPSASYSSAGLQAGQGMTAVIGFPKGLVSYIEQVPGAESKPLAILGILVVIYVILNILAPIVAFVVMYRRWRRFGRDPKVGTIIPQYDAPANISPSLVGVIVDDATTMDAYSGEIINLAIKGYLKINRLQSTVLFVTNEDFELVRLKSEDAGLKKYQQSLMQMLFKGGDSVKLSSLANKRVSEIDALDKEVNEEVVALGFFPANPEKVRNNYMGIGGLMLLGVFIGLFGLFPAGIIVMAFGYFMPVKTLAGVEAKEHLLGLKMYLSVAEKDRLEFHNAPEKDPAQFEKLLPYAIALDVTEQWAKKFEGIYQQSPSWYNDPVRPFAPVIFAQSLSSFGGGFASSGTAASSHSGLSGGGHSGGGFGGGGGGSW from the coding sequence ATGCGTCTAACCATCAAGCTCGGTTTTGCGGCATTCTTGGCGGTAGCGGCATTATTCTTGCCTCAATATCCAGCATCTGCCAGCGAACAGATCAAAACCTTCAGCTCCGACATTACCATCAATGGCGATGCCAGCCTTGATGTGGTTGAAGTGATCGCTTATGATTTCGGTGCGGCCTCCAGGCACGGCATATTCCGCGATCTCCCAGTCTCGTATAAGACTGATGGCGGCAGCCGGGAGGTCGATATATCCGGAGTTTCGGTTACGGATGAAAAGGGCGCAGCTCAGCTTTTTTCCGAGACGCGAACGGGCAGCCTGAAAAAGATTAAGATCGGCAACCCCGATGTGACCGTTACCGGACTTAAGACCTACCGCATCAGATACCGTGTCGCTGGCGCGATCAATTATTTCGATGACCATGACGAACTTTATTGGAATGTGACCGGCAACGATTGGCAAGTGCCGATCGCGTTAGCTAGCGCGAAGATTTCGGTAGCCGGCGCTGCTTCGAGCAGCCTGCTATCGACCTATTGCTATTACGGAAAGGCCGGGAGCAAGGACAAGTGCGGCTCGGCCTTGGATCTTTCCGGCGAGCCGTCTGCCAGTTACTCCAGCGCCGGTCTTCAAGCCGGGCAGGGAATGACCGCCGTCATAGGCTTTCCTAAGGGTTTAGTCAGTTATATCGAGCAGGTGCCTGGGGCTGAATCGAAGCCGTTAGCGATTTTGGGAATTTTGGTTGTCATTTACGTTATTCTTAATATATTGGCTCCGATTGTCGCTTTTGTCGTTATGTATCGGCGCTGGCGGCGTTTCGGCCGCGATCCTAAAGTCGGAACAATAATCCCGCAGTATGATGCACCAGCGAATATCAGCCCATCGCTGGTCGGTGTCATCGTTGATGACGCCACGACCATGGATGCCTATTCGGGGGAAATCATAAATCTGGCGATAAAGGGTTATCTGAAAATTAATCGCCTGCAAAGCACTGTGCTTTTCGTCACTAACGAAGATTTCGAGCTGGTCAGACTGAAGTCTGAGGACGCAGGACTGAAGAAATATCAGCAGTCATTGATGCAGATGCTGTTCAAGGGCGGCGATTCAGTCAAGCTGAGCAGCTTAGCGAATAAGAGGGTTTCGGAAATCGATGCCCTTGATAAAGAAGTCAATGAAGAAGTGGTCGCTCTCGGTTTCTTCCCCGCAAATCCGGAGAAAGTCAGGAATAACTATATGGGTATCGGCGGGTTGATGCTTTTGGGAGTTTTCATCGGCTTGTTCGGATTATTTCCGGCGGGCATTATCGTGATGGCCTTCGGTTATTTCATGCCGGTCAAGACTTTGGCCGGGGTGGAAGCCAAAGAGCACTTGCTCGGACTTAAGATGTATCTGTCTGTGGCTGAGAAGGACCGGCTAGAGTTCCATAACGCACCGGAAAAGGACCCTGCTCAATTCGAGAAGCTTCTCCCGTACGCTATCGCCCTGGACGTGACAGAGCAGTGGGCGAAGAAATTCGAGGGCATTTATCAGCAGAGTCCGTCTTGGTACAATGACCCGGTCCGCCCTTTCGCACCGGTCATTTTCGCTCAGAGCCTTTCCTCTTTCGGCGGCGGTTTCGCCTCCTCTGGAACGGCGGCCAGCAGCCACAGTGGCTTGTCCGGCGGCGGCCACTCGGGTGGCGGTTTCGGCGGAGGCGGAGGCGGTAGCTGGTAA
- a CDS encoding M48 family metallopeptidase — protein MTGFLIFIMLVGYVFSQAMNDSIILYIAVAFSVVSSFVSYWWSDKIVLAMSGAKEIDHDSNRELYHLVENLCITAGLPLPKIYIIDDTAPNAFATGRDPEHAVVAVTVGLLQKLDKAELEGVIAHELSHIGNRDILISTVVTVLVGVVVLLADWFRHWSFFGHSKSDSDNRDGRITLIITVLAIVLSILAPIFAYMMQFAISRKREFLADADGALLTRYPEGLARALEKISADQEPLEVANRATAHMYIVTPLKGEAAIGWFSKLFMTHPPVEERIKALRSQGV, from the coding sequence ATGACTGGTTTCTTGATATTCATCATGCTGGTAGGCTATGTCTTCAGTCAGGCCATGAACGATTCGATCATCCTCTATATCGCGGTTGCCTTCAGCGTAGTCTCGTCATTCGTCAGCTATTGGTGGAGCGACAAGATCGTTCTAGCCATGAGCGGAGCCAAGGAAATCGACCACGACTCCAACCGGGAGCTTTATCATCTGGTGGAGAATCTCTGCATTACGGCCGGGTTACCGTTGCCGAAGATATACATCATCGACGATACGGCGCCTAATGCCTTTGCAACCGGGCGCGACCCGGAGCACGCGGTCGTGGCCGTGACTGTCGGTTTGCTTCAGAAGTTGGACAAGGCTGAACTTGAGGGCGTAATCGCCCATGAGCTGTCGCACATCGGCAACCGTGACATCCTGATTTCCACGGTCGTCACGGTCTTGGTCGGCGTAGTAGTCCTATTAGCCGATTGGTTCAGGCACTGGTCATTTTTCGGTCACAGCAAATCAGACAGCGACAATCGTGACGGCCGCATTACCCTGATCATTACGGTGCTGGCAATCGTTTTGTCGATTCTGGCTCCGATTTTCGCCTATATGATGCAGTTTGCCATCTCGCGCAAGCGTGAGTTTTTGGCTGATGCTGACGGTGCGCTTTTGACCCGCTATCCGGAAGGTTTGGCTCGAGCACTGGAAAAGATATCTGCCGACCAGGAGCCGCTAGAAGTGGCCAACCGGGCCACGGCTCACATGTACATCGTTACGCCGCTCAAAGGCGAGGCGGCAATCGGCTGGTTCTCGAAATTGTTCATGACTCATCCGCCGGTCGAAGAGCGCATCAAAGCTCTGCGAAGCCAGGGGGTTTAA
- a CDS encoding aminopeptidase P family protein gives MWNQEKITDHAQAARLLCQIKDSSFSLIASRRDVSEYEVQQHIVEQFVRNGLVTDRDSAIVAFDTNTSFVHYYPTKECKQLEPESLIMIDLWARLDKDDAPFADITWMAYYGDSPASEIAAVYVLVIKARDAGLKLIRRNLKKGQMPTGKMVDDEVRKVIATAGYGDKFLHTTGHSLGFDSPHGKEFGLNWKSERPLIKNLAYTIEPGVYLENRFGVRSEIDFYIDDKLELIITTDVQKELVMI, from the coding sequence ATGTGGAATCAAGAGAAAATAACCGACCACGCCCAGGCCGCCAGGCTGCTCTGCCAGATAAAGGATAGCTCATTTTCATTGATCGCGAGCAGACGCGATGTCAGCGAGTATGAGGTGCAGCAGCACATCGTCGAACAGTTCGTCCGTAACGGCTTAGTGACTGATCGCGACAGCGCGATTGTTGCCTTTGATACGAATACGTCTTTCGTCCACTATTATCCGACCAAAGAGTGTAAGCAGCTAGAACCGGAGTCGCTGATTATGATCGACCTTTGGGCCAGGCTGGATAAGGATGACGCGCCATTTGCAGATATCACCTGGATGGCTTACTATGGAGATTCACCAGCCTCAGAGATTGCGGCCGTATACGTTTTAGTGATCAAGGCCAGGGATGCCGGTTTGAAGCTGATTAGGAGAAATTTGAAAAAGGGACAGATGCCGACCGGCAAGATGGTCGACGATGAGGTGCGCAAGGTGATTGCGACCGCTGGTTACGGCGATAAATTTCTCCACACCACCGGGCATAGCTTGGGTTTCGATTCGCCTCACGGCAAGGAATTCGGGCTCAACTGGAAAAGCGAGCGCCCCTTGATCAAGAATCTGGCTTACACCATCGAACCAGGGGTCTATCTGGAAAATAGGTTCGGCGTGCGCTCGGAAATCGATTTCTATATAGACGACAAATTGGAACTCATCATAACGACCGATGTTCAAAAAGAGTTGGTTATGATTTAA
- a CDS encoding aminopeptidase, which produces MPKTDYQKMEKELFFEKRNAWEVWDEKQTKEAMNFSEGYKKFLDEAKTARESVKAGVRLAEKAGFKALDKSGKLKAGDKVYAVNKNKTLALVVVGKDMVEDGFSLVMSHIDSPHLDLKVNPLYEDEAMAFFKTHYYGGIKKYHWPTTPLALHGTVVLASGKKVEIKIGEKESDPIFMITDLLPHLGKSQAKKSIDEAVAGEELNILVGSLPVKDDKVKAKVKLAIMEHLNKEYGIIGEDFFSAEIEAMPEAKARDLGFDRSFVAAFGQDDRVCAYASLAALFKSKAGKRTQVCLWVDREEIGSDGTTGAKSIFIESLVAELLEKTGKKGTMREVYQVMEKSEALSSDVTAGYDPDYKSVHDPMNVAKIGCGVAVERHTGYGGKYGTTEASAEFVQRLRTIFNKNKVIWQTAGLGKVDEGGGGTIAKFLAERNMEVIDIGVALMNMHAPMEIASKADIYSAYQSYIAFYQA; this is translated from the coding sequence ATGCCAAAAACAGATTATCAAAAAATGGAAAAGGAATTATTCTTCGAAAAGAGAAATGCTTGGGAGGTTTGGGACGAAAAGCAGACCAAAGAAGCAATGAATTTTTCTGAAGGGTATAAGAAGTTTTTAGATGAGGCTAAGACCGCGCGCGAGTCGGTCAAGGCTGGCGTCCGTTTGGCTGAAAAGGCCGGCTTCAAGGCTTTGGACAAGTCTGGCAAGCTCAAAGCCGGAGACAAAGTCTACGCAGTGAACAAGAATAAGACTTTGGCGCTCGTAGTGGTTGGCAAAGATATGGTCGAAGACGGTTTCAGCTTGGTGATGTCTCACATCGATTCGCCGCATCTTGATTTGAAGGTCAACCCGCTTTACGAAGATGAGGCGATGGCTTTTTTCAAGACCCACTATTACGGCGGGATCAAGAAATACCATTGGCCCACCACGCCTTTAGCCTTGCACGGCACGGTCGTTTTGGCGAGCGGCAAAAAGGTTGAAATCAAGATCGGCGAAAAAGAGAGCGATCCGATTTTCATGATTACCGACTTGCTGCCCCATTTGGGCAAGAGCCAGGCGAAAAAGAGCATTGATGAAGCCGTGGCGGGTGAAGAGCTGAATATTTTAGTCGGTTCTTTGCCGGTCAAAGATGACAAGGTTAAGGCCAAGGTCAAATTGGCGATCATGGAACATCTGAACAAGGAATACGGGATTATAGGCGAAGATTTTTTCAGCGCCGAAATCGAGGCCATGCCTGAGGCCAAGGCGCGCGACCTGGGCTTTGACCGTTCATTCGTTGCCGCCTTCGGCCAGGATGACCGTGTCTGTGCCTACGCTTCGTTGGCTGCGTTGTTCAAGAGCAAAGCGGGCAAACGGACTCAGGTCTGCCTGTGGGTCGATCGCGAGGAGATCGGTTCTGATGGCACGACCGGGGCTAAATCGATATTTATCGAAAGCCTGGTGGCCGAGCTCCTGGAAAAAACCGGCAAGAAGGGCACTATGCGCGAGGTTTATCAGGTAATGGAGAAGAGTGAGGCGCTTTCGAGCGATGTGACGGCCGGTTACGACCCGGACTACAAGAGCGTCCACGACCCGATGAACGTAGCCAAGATCGGCTGCGGCGTGGCGGTTGAGCGGCACACCGGCTATGGCGGCAAATACGGCACGACCGAGGCTAGCGCCGAGTTCGTCCAGCGCTTGCGCACCATTTTTAATAAGAACAAGGTGATTTGGCAGACTGCGGGTCTCGGAAAAGTCGACGAGGGCGGCGGCGGCACGATCGCCAAGTTTTTGGCCGAACGCAATATGGAGGTCATCGATATCGGCGTGGCCTTGATGAATATGCACGCCCCGATGGAAATCGCTTCGAAAGCCGACATCTACTCGGCCTACCAGTCATATATTGCATTTTATCAGGCATAA
- the ruvA gene encoding Holliday junction branch migration protein RuvA, with the protein MISYLKGQLKGKHKNYFIVVVADVGYQVFVNQTLFSEFVAGQPIELYTHQYIKEDALDLYGFKGLEELEMFELLLSISGVGPKSALGILSVAKTEELKVTIARGDSSILTKVSGIGRKTAERIVLELRDKVAAIGTGEMIAGGGSSSGMAQSDEIDALLALGYSLQQAREALREIDPSLKNSSERIRAALKTLGK; encoded by the coding sequence ATGATTTCATATTTGAAAGGACAACTCAAAGGCAAGCATAAGAATTATTTCATCGTGGTAGTGGCTGATGTCGGCTACCAGGTATTCGTCAATCAGACACTGTTCTCAGAGTTTGTTGCCGGGCAGCCAATCGAGCTGTACACCCATCAATACATCAAGGAAGATGCGTTAGACCTTTATGGTTTTAAGGGTTTGGAAGAGCTGGAGATGTTCGAGCTGCTTTTGTCTATTTCGGGCGTCGGTCCGAAATCTGCCTTGGGCATCTTGTCGGTCGCCAAGACCGAGGAGCTCAAGGTGACTATAGCGCGCGGAGATTCGTCGATTCTGACGAAGGTCTCCGGCATCGGCCGCAAGACTGCCGAGCGCATCGTGCTCGAGCTGCGCGACAAGGTTGCGGCGATCGGCACCGGAGAAATGATCGCTGGCGGCGGCTCATCGTCAGGCATGGCGCAAAGCGACGAGATCGATGCCTTGTTGGCTTTGGGGTACAGCCTACAGCAAGCGCGCGAAGCATTGCGCGAGATCGATCCGTCATTGAAGAATTCCAGCGAGCGCATCAGGGCGGCATTAAAAACCTTAGGCAAATAA
- a CDS encoding peptidoglycan bridge formation glycyltransferase FemA/FemB family protein, producing the protein MNIVHVSDKKQLDDFVGGQKNSQFIQSWEWGEFQKDVSGNVWRIAVEDAGQLVASAKVIKKDLPMGKSYFYCGRGPIFADAVWHEEAARLLYAEIERIAKDEMVMFMRFDPYFDCHNEMQRLAGDRPFFKTTDVQPSKTLIVDISGEPEEILKNMHQKTRYNIKLAEKKGIKVVEAGKERFEEFWTLLDQTTGRDKFRPHGRSYYQEMLDLPSDFLKLLFAEYRGKAIAASIVSFFGDTATYLHGGSANDERNVMAPYALQWQTILMAKAQGLSYYDLHGADEKKWPGVTKFKQGFGGTEIEYPGTFDLVFDQGWYAIYKMVRQVRRSF; encoded by the coding sequence ATGAATATCGTACACGTTTCCGACAAGAAGCAGCTTGACGATTTCGTCGGCGGCCAAAAGAATAGCCAGTTCATCCAGTCATGGGAGTGGGGCGAGTTCCAAAAAGATGTCAGCGGCAATGTCTGGCGTATCGCAGTTGAGGATGCCGGCCAGCTGGTGGCCTCAGCCAAGGTCATTAAGAAGGACCTGCCCATGGGCAAGAGTTATTTCTATTGCGGCCGCGGTCCGATTTTCGCCGACGCAGTCTGGCACGAAGAGGCTGCGCGGCTGCTTTATGCGGAAATCGAGCGTATTGCCAAAGATGAGATGGTCATGTTCATGCGCTTCGATCCTTATTTCGACTGTCACAACGAGATGCAGCGGCTGGCTGGCGATCGTCCGTTCTTCAAGACGACCGATGTGCAGCCGAGCAAGACATTGATCGTAGACATCTCTGGCGAGCCTGAAGAAATCTTGAAGAATATGCATCAGAAGACCCGTTATAATATCAAATTAGCGGAGAAGAAAGGCATTAAGGTGGTTGAGGCCGGCAAGGAGCGATTCGAGGAATTTTGGACCTTGTTGGATCAGACTACTGGACGAGATAAGTTCCGGCCGCATGGACGGAGCTACTACCAAGAGATGCTCGACCTGCCAAGCGATTTTTTGAAGCTGCTCTTTGCCGAATATCGAGGCAAAGCGATTGCTGCCAGTATCGTCTCGTTTTTCGGCGATACCGCGACGTATCTCCATGGCGGCTCGGCCAATGACGAGCGCAATGTCATGGCACCCTATGCCTTGCAGTGGCAGACTATATTGATGGCTAAAGCGCAGGGTCTGAGCTATTACGACCTGCATGGCGCTGATGAGAAGAAGTGGCCCGGCGTAACCAAGTTCAAGCAAGGCTTCGGTGGCACGGAGATCGAGTATCCCGGAACTTTCGACCTCGTGTTCGACCAAGGCTGGTATGCCATCTACAAAATGGTGAGACAAGTGCGCAGAAGTTTTTAG